TACGAGGAGAACCGGCGCACGCGGCTCGGCGCCGAGGCCGACCAGCCGCACCGGATCAAGTACAAGCCACTCGTCCGGCCGTAGGCGCCCTCGGCCCGCTCAGCCTCGGGGCGGAAGCTGCTGCACGGCCCAGCGATTTCCGTCCGGGTCGGCGAAGAACACGAACGAGCCCCAGTCGAACCCCTGCACCTCGCCGACGTCGAGGCCGCGGCCGATCAGCTCGTCACGGGCGGCGTGGATGTCGGCGACGACGAGCTGACAGTTCGCGGCGCCCGGCGCGGTGTCGGTCAGTCCGGTGCCGATGGCGATCGAGCAGGCCGAGCCCGGGGGCGTCAGCTGCACGAAGCGCAGGCCCTCGTCGACGGTGTGATCGTGGTCGGCGACGAACCCGGCCTTGTCGACGTAGAACGCCTTCGCCCGGTCGACATCGGTCACGGGAACGGTCACCAGCTCGAGCTTCATGTCCATGGATCTCACGGCTCCTCGTTTTGACAGTATGCTGTCGTTATGGAGCGGAATCTATCAGATCGACAGGATGCTGTCAATCCGGCGCGCACGTCCGCGGGCGAGGCGCTGAGCCGTCTCATCGTGCTCGCATTCCGGCTCGACGGCGCGCTCACGGCCGTGGGCGACGCGCTCGCCCGCCCGGCCGGCCAGACGAGCGCGCGCTGGCGTGTGCTCGCCGCCGTGGAGACGGCGCCGATGAGCGTCGCCGAGATCGCCCGCGCCTGGAGCCTGGCCCGCCAGAGCATCCAGCGCGTCGCCGACGAGCTCGAGCGGGACGGGCTGATCCGCTACGACGAGCACCCGGGCGACAGGCGCACGAAGCTCGCCACGCTCACCCCTGCCGGCGCCGACGCGCTGCGGAAGATCCAGAAAGCCCAGCGGGCGTGGGCGAACGAGCTCGGCTCGCAGGTCGACGCGGACGACCTGATCCGCGCCGGCGACATCCTCGGGCGGATCCTGGAGGCCCCGGCGATGCAGCGCGACGCGGGTTAGGCCGCGAGTGCCCGGCCGACGAACTGCACCTGCGCGGGCAGCATCCGCCGCCAGAAGTCGTCGTCGTGGCAGCCGGCCGTGAACCTGCCTGCCGGGCGGTGGGGGAGCCTTGCGGCGAACGCCCGATCGTTCGCCAGGAACGGGTCGGCGGTGCCGCAGCTGAGCCAGACCGCCGAGCGGGCCAGCCGGCCGGCGCCTGCGAAGACGTCATTGCGGGCGAAGTCGGCGGCGCCGTCGAACGCGTCGGGCACGCCCGAGGCCTGCTGGGCGTGGGTCTCCCAGATGGCGGCGCTCGAGACGGCGACCGTCGGGAACCGCTGCGGGTGCCGCTCGGCGGCGAGCAGCGCGCCGTAGCCGCCCATCGACCAGCCCATGATCGCCCGCGGCTCGAGTCCGAACGCGCTTCGCAGGAGCGGCAGGAAGTCCGAGATCAGCATACGCATGCGGTCCTCGCCGTCGGCCCGCCGGTGCCAGTAGCTCTGGCCGCCGTCGACGGCCACGACGGCGAAGCGCAGGCCGGCCGCCGCGACGAAGTCGACGGCGTGGAGCCCGTTCATCACCCAGTCCGCGTCGCTGCCGCGGCCGGGCAGACACACCGCCGCAGCGCTCCCGGCGTGCCCGGGCGGCA
This portion of the Gaiellales bacterium genome encodes:
- a CDS encoding glyoxalase superfamily protein produces the protein MDMKLELVTVPVTDVDRAKAFYVDKAGFVADHDHTVDEGLRFVQLTPPGSACSIAIGTGLTDTAPGAANCQLVVADIHAARDELIGRGLDVGEVQGFDWGSFVFFADPDGNRWAVQQLPPRG
- a CDS encoding MarR family transcriptional regulator, giving the protein MLAFRLDGALTAVGDALARPAGQTSARWRVLAAVETAPMSVAEIARAWSLARQSIQRVADELERDGLIRYDEHPGDRRTKLATLTPAGADALRKIQKAQRAWANELGSQVDADDLIRAGDILGRILEAPAMQRDAG
- a CDS encoding alpha/beta fold hydrolase, with protein sequence RMRMTRRRVVTGLGAAALAAGGAAASARRLPLHTWYDELTGACGPSGPSPPRLPGTRVVPGTLHSVSVPEPVGYAVGLPPGHAGSAAAVCLPGRGSDADWVMNGLHAVDFVAAAGLRFAVVAVDGGQSYWHRRADGEDRMRMLISDFLPLLRSAFGLEPRAIMGWSMGGYGALLAAERHPQRFPTVAVSSAAIWETHAQQASGVPDAFDGAADFARNDVFAGAGRLARSAVWLSCGTADPFLANDRAFAARLPHRPAGRFTAGCHDDDFWRRMLPAQVQFVGRALAA